Proteins encoded within one genomic window of Salmo trutta chromosome 11, fSalTru1.1, whole genome shotgun sequence:
- the LOC115202447 gene encoding catenin delta-1 isoform X5 — protein MEPGQVVQETVTVEEDPHEVPPVISVETSEDGTTRRTETTVKKVVKTTMTRTVIPSVSDNLSLDGGGSMTGVGGYTTPMERVYRQPGPPMDYPTNTVPRNYHYGPPGGYEDYRQGPPSIGETYASLSRGARMDDRYRPADGYRTLDSGYRAISRNQLDPYVAQPQVGRMGSALELSGMQRFVPEPYGLEDDQRSVGYDEADYGMGPAIHYGTVPRNQQAFNHGPPRRTGSYEGTLDGDMSGAGDMYYWGGAPLAQGERGSMASLDSTLRKGPATSWRQPELPEVIAMLNYRLDPVKSNAAAYLQHLTFKNDKVKTDVRRMKGIPSLVSMLDNPKKEVHHAACGALKNISYGRDPDNKIAIKNCDGVPALVRLLRKTRDQDLTDTITGTLWNLSSHDSVKMEIVDHALHALSDEVMVAHSGWERANEAGGEENLKPRHLEWETSLTNTAGCLRNVSSERSEARRKLRECTGLVDSLMYIVQSQINLKDVDNKLIENSMCLLRNLSYQVHREVPGAERYQEAMSLNQGPAPSTGKTNRFSSRRGKDDWCSKGRNEDGTDMIDIPKRTTPAKGYELLFQPEVVRVYTSLLKESKNPTVLEASAGAVQNLCAGRWTYGRYIRALLRQEKGLPMMTELLAHGNDRVVRAMSGALRNLAIDARNRDLLGKHAVPHLVSNLPGGGQSQPVRALSEETVVSVLSTLHEVLGSSLDAAKILRASQGIERLVLINKDGNRSEREVRGAGLILQLVWGYKELRKTLEKDGWKKTDFMVNLNPPNSTQPRVNGGYEDSTLPLIDRGGGDKRDMIPLNDMGPDAYSTLDQRGRKNTLDGTLEPADKDTAQGGLYEERRDSVPLMDSYDEKLIVCITRREQPLPAYCPC, from the exons ATGGAGCCTGGTCAAGTCGTCCAGGAGACGGTTACCGTGGAGGAGGACCCTCACGAGGTGCCCCCCGTCATCTCTGTGGAAACCAGCGAAGATGGCACCACGCGCCGCACAGAAACTACG gtAAAGAAGGTAGTGAAGACTACCATGACTCGTACAGTCATCCCCTCTGTGTCTGACAACCTCTCCCTGGATGGAGGGGGGTCTATGACAGGTGTAGGGGGTTACACCACCCCCATGGAGCGGGTCTACAGACAGCCTGGTCCTCCCATGGACTACCCCACCAACACCGTGCCCCGAAACTACCACTACGGACCCCCGGGGGGGTACGAGGACTACCGCCAGGGCCCTCCCTCCATAGGGGAGACCTACGCCAGCCTGAGCAGGGGAGCACGCATGGACGACCGCTACAG GCCAGCTGATGGGTACCGGACCCTGGACTCAGGATACAGAGCCATCAGCAGGAACCAGCTGGACCCATACGTAGCACAGCCACAG GTGGGTCGTATGGGCAGTGCGTTGGAGCTGTCTGGGATGCAGAGGTTTGTCCCGGAGCCGTACGGTCTGGAGGATGACCAGAGGAGTGTGGGATATGACGAGGCAGACTACGGCATGGGACCGGCCATCCACTACGGAACAGTACCACGCAACCAACAAGCCTTCAACCACGGACCGCCCCGCAGGACAGG GAGCTATGAAGGGACTCTAGATGGAGACATGAGTGGAGCAGGGGACATGTACTACTGGGGAGGTGCACCCCTGgcccagggagagaggggtagcatGGCCTCATTGGACAG CACCCTGAGGAAAGGCCCTGCCACTTCCTGGAGACAGCCTGAGCTGCCAGAGGTCATCGCCATGCTCAACTACAGACTGGACCCCGTCAAGAGCAACGCTGCCGCATACCTGCAGCACCTCACCTTTAAGAACGATAAG gtgAAGACAGATGTCCGTCGTATGAAAGGTATCCCATCCCTGGTGTCCATGTTAGACAACCCTAAGAAGGAGGTCCACCACGCCGCCTGCGGAGCGCTCAAAAACATCTCTTACGGACGAGACCCTGACAATAAGATCGCCATCAAGAACTGTGATGGAGTACCGGCCCTGGTCCGACTGCTGAGGAAGACCAGAGACCAGGACCTGACCGATACTATCACAG GCACGCTGTGGAACTTGTCGTCTCACGACTCAGTGAAGATGGAGATCGTTGACCACGCCCTGCACGCCCTCTCAGACGAGGTGATGGTAGCTCACTCGGGCTGGGAGAGAGCGAacgaggcaggaggagaggagaacctcAAACCACGACACCTGGAGTGGGAGACGTCCCTCACCAACACCGCTGGCTGCCTGAG GAACGTGAGCTCAGAGCGCAGTGAGGCCAGGAGGAAGCTGAGAGAGTGCACAGGATTGGTCGACTCGCTCATGTACATTGTCCAATCACAGATCAACCTGAAAGACGTGGACAACAAG CTGATAGAGAACAGTATGTGTCTGCTGAGGAATCTGTCCTATCAG GTTCACCGGGAGGTGCCGGGCGCTGAGCGCTACCAGGAAGCCATGTCCCTCAACCAGGGCCCCGCCCCCTCCACTGGAAAGACCAACCGCTTCAGCTCCCGCAGGGGcaaag ATGACTGGTGTTCTAAAG GGAGAAATgaggacggaacagatatgattGACATTCCAAAGAGGACTACACCTGCCAAAG GTTATGAGTTGTTGTTCCAGCCGGAGGTGGTGCGTGTCTACACCTCTCTGCTGAAGGAGAGTAAGAACCCCACCGTGCTGGAAGCCTCCGCCGGAGCTGTGCAGAACCTGTGTGCCGGACGCTGGACC tatgggcGGTATATCCGTGCGTTGTTGCGTCAGGAGAAGGGTCTTCCCATGATGACAGAGCTGTTGGCCCATGGTAACGACCGGGTGGTCAGGGCCATGTCTGGAGCTCTGAGGAACCTGGCTATCGACGCTCGCAACAGAGACCTGCTCG GTAAACATGCAGTTCCCCACCTGGTATCCAACCTGCCTGGTGGGGGTCAGAGCCAGCCTGTGAGGGCTCTGTCAGAGGAGACGGTGGTGTCTGTACTGAGCACCCTTCATGAGGTTCTGGGCTCCAGCCTGGACGCTGCCAAGATCCTCAGAGCCTCGCAGGGCATCGAGAGACTGGTGCTCATCAATAAGGACGG GAACCGGTCAGAGCGAGAGGTGCGTGGTGCAGGGCTGATACTCCAGTTAGTTTGGGGCTATAAGGAGTTGAGGAAGACCCTGGAGAAGGATGGCTGGAAGAAGACTGACTTCATGGTGAACCTCAACCCTCCCAACAGCACCCAGCCCCGGGTCAACGGAGGATATGAAGACAGTACGCTACCGCTCATAGACAGGG GAGGGGGAGACAAGAGAGACATGATTCCACTAAATGATATGGGACCAG ATGCCTACTCCACACTGGaccagagggggaggaagaacaCTCTGGATGGAACACTCGAGCCTGCTGACAAAGACAcagcacag GGAGGGCTGTATGAGGAGAGGCGGGACTCTGTTCCTCTCATGGACTCTTATGACG AGAAACTGATAGTGTGCATCACTAGAAGAGAGCAGCCTCTACCGGCCTACTGCCCCTGCTGA